A single genomic interval of Spinacia oleracea cultivar Varoflay chromosome 6, BTI_SOV_V1, whole genome shotgun sequence harbors:
- the LOC130463713 gene encoding uncharacterized protein isoform X2 → MMVGLVVPKPVTFFQGSGLNKQVLAQVPVMVPICVSRLRRWRRVNTTSTFMRGNASSALCSEYFNSKPYACDPSTFPIYPPNKEIDAKGRDDARSNTSEMNDLKAGAELLDIILSKHNLREGKHTWVAPIRISGYSCFPHCLFGFSATKLCCCCCCSLCSAAAVA, encoded by the exons ATGATGGTCGGATTGGTGGTGCCGAAGCCCGTCACTTTTTTTCAAGGATCTGGCTTGAATAAACAAGTTCTTGCCCAG GTACCCGTTATGGTGCCAATCTGCGTAAGCAGATTAAGAAGATGGAGGCGAGTCAACACAACAAGTACTTTTATGCGTGGAAATGCTTCTTCTGCTCTATGTTCTGAG TATTTCAACAGCAAACCCTATGCGTGCGATCCATCAACTTTTCCAATATATCCACCTAACAAAGAAATTGATGCAAAAGGTCGTGATGATGCTAGAAG TAATACTTCAGAGATGAACGATTTGAAAGCTGGGGCAGAGCTGCTTGATATTATTCTTTCAAAG CATAATTTGAGAGAGGGGAAACATACTTGGGTTGCACCAATACGGATTTCCGGCTACTCTTGCTTTCCTCATTGTCTATTTGGGTTTTCAG CCACAAAGctctgttgctgctgctgctgctcactctgctctgctgctgctgttgcttaA
- the LOC130463713 gene encoding uncharacterized protein isoform X1 gives MMVGLVVPKPVTFFQGSGLNKQVLAQVPVMVPICVSRLRRWRRVNTTSTFMRGNASSALCSEYFNSKPYACDPSTFPIYPPNKEIDAKGRDDARSNTSEMNDLKAGAELLDIILSKLQHNLREGKHTWVAPIRISGYSCFPHCLFGFSATKLCCCCCCSLCSAAAVA, from the exons ATGATGGTCGGATTGGTGGTGCCGAAGCCCGTCACTTTTTTTCAAGGATCTGGCTTGAATAAACAAGTTCTTGCCCAG GTACCCGTTATGGTGCCAATCTGCGTAAGCAGATTAAGAAGATGGAGGCGAGTCAACACAACAAGTACTTTTATGCGTGGAAATGCTTCTTCTGCTCTATGTTCTGAG TATTTCAACAGCAAACCCTATGCGTGCGATCCATCAACTTTTCCAATATATCCACCTAACAAAGAAATTGATGCAAAAGGTCGTGATGATGCTAGAAG TAATACTTCAGAGATGAACGATTTGAAAGCTGGGGCAGAGCTGCTTGATATTATTCTTTCAAAG CTTCAGCATAATTTGAGAGAGGGGAAACATACTTGGGTTGCACCAATACGGATTTCCGGCTACTCTTGCTTTCCTCATTGTCTATTTGGGTTTTCAG CCACAAAGctctgttgctgctgctgctgctcactctgctctgctgctgctgttgcttaA
- the LOC130463553 gene encoding uncharacterized protein: MVDIAANVERVVLLREAKNVGYKRRNGNQSQGGAKKPNQGYQGNQRRNDVGNKGQGYRGNQNNRAQECAKCGRRGHIESECRVGSNTCFRCGSHDHYIRDCPKQCY; the protein is encoded by the exons atggttgatattgcagctaaTGTAGAGAGAGTGGTCCTgcttcgagaagcgaagaatgttgggtataaaaggagaaatggaaACCAGAgtcaaggaggagcaaagaagcctaaccaaggcTATCAGGGAAACCAAAGGAGGAACGATGTTGGAAACAAAGGACAAGGTTATCGTGGAAACCAGAATAATAGGGCGCAAGAATGTGCCAAATGTGGGAGAAGAGGCCACATCGAGAGTGAATGTcgtgtaggatcgaacacttgttTTCGATGTGGGAGCCATGATCATTACATCAGAGATTGTCCGAAGCAG TGTTATTGA